DNA sequence from the Centropristis striata isolate RG_2023a ecotype Rhode Island chromosome 17, C.striata_1.0, whole genome shotgun sequence genome:
cagttcattacgcaccagctgtaattaggtaggtttacctgcctgcagaggcagtaatcgctgtcacccctgaatattaagtagccatgcggacctatctaatgaatattcagtagccatgtggacagcagtccacaatatgattccatcggaccttatatctacactgtttaacccaattcggcacttatgcacagtcccattatgttttacagatatTTGTAGTTAgctaataaggtaaaacattttgtttaagctgcattttgctgactttcactcctaaaacaggctaattaagcctccggttttggccggaaaaatgttaagtttatctggtatgtatgagatagtctttctcttcatctataaattctgctttcacaaccccgtatgaagctgagactctgtgtaacagctgaactgttataggcgtacacgcgttacacacacacacaggcgtccactacgttcgctcgtggcacttttcacccgtcacccatgttatctggtgtactcgcaatacgcgtgtctgtaagcacgcctattaatcagactttatgctggcacaggcgacgcgttttaggcgtttaagtatagtgtgctggcataaaatacccctgatacatacacatgcttcaaacacacgcacgcacgcgcacgcacgcacacagtaactttatgtgattttaattacacacacacacacacacacacacacacacacattttgaggttaaagggcatagtttgaaatctctgaagaatttcatcatagtgtacacacaccggcagtagcccccgtggccctttcaaaatttccccacaggaaattttctagttctaatCTGCTATTGGGGTTTTATGTGTGAGTTGAGTATGGGTTGatttactgacaaaaataaatacatttggaataatGTTGTTGTATTTAATGACTCTCTGTCTCAGTTAAAGTGTCCGtctttcttattttgtttttggagaGGAAAAAGAGTGTGCTTGATGCAGGACTAGTCAGAGAGGAGACTGATGGCTGTCAGACTTATTTACAAGAAGAGTGAAATGGTTTGTGAAGGAAGGATTGAGTGACGTGTATATCACTTGTTTGGCAGGAAGAGACAGCTCAGTGTGGTCTGAGTACAACTGAGGTAAAGATCATGAGGTCTCTGAAGTCACAGTTCTGTGGAGAGTTTAAAAGGAAGCTGTGAAAGCTGACCAAATTGAGCTATATAGTCATATATTCACACAGAACAAGAAAAGTGCTCCCTAAAACCTGTATATCAATCTCTTTTCACACTGTTAAATCTCTTCactcctgcatttaaaaccaaACAGACAGGACTgatgcaaacactttattattgGGTCAGGGGGAGACTCTACTGGTTGAAAATAGAAGGGAGGGAGGTAAGGTGAGgagtggatgggtcaaacagcAGACTTTCAACTAAGGGAACGGgatttgtgtcccatgtgaaaacaaaagtaaatgacttCCTACGTAACTTGTGTGGCTCATGTCACCATCGTAACTagttcacttctggcatttatttacattcattcatttttcacttttgttttggcaataattttggctgtgatactgcaaatgacatgatttttgattttttcttgatatatttttaaattaaaattaaaatttttctAATGGTTCAATAAAACACTGTGTACAAATGTACTACCTTTTCAGGCCATTCGGGCTGAGAATttccacttccaaaaaacactataaaaactttacagattaatatttttttcaacttttttctgcataaatctcttaaacaacttccgccctgctcaaaactaccaaacattcaaatattttgaagattttaaccctttaaatgccagtttgaatACATGATGTCAtcgtttttaaaagaaaaaacacacacacaacaatgaagttattttccatattatttttggctggggctttattttattatcacagccttggatatgtcaaagattaagaacaaaattgattttgatgcatttttagttcttgtgtagtgtcagattttaaatgtaataccCTTTTATGGCCTCTTGAGGCAACTTCCAAAAACTGCTATGAAAATATTActgatgtatatttttttcaactttttgggTTTGAATCTTacaatcaacttcagtcctaaTCACAACTAccaaacatttaattttattttaggattttaaccctttaaatgccagtttgataatatgatgtcactgtttcattttatgaaaacacacaaatgccatttgatgacaaaaaaaatgtcccattcTATCACATTAAATCtacaaacaaacttttttcaaacaaataacAGATAAGTTTTAAATGGAACACTGTAAAACACTGAGAAGCATACAACTACTACACAAATCATTATTTGTttataataacatataaacataatattttCAGGATcaacaaaacatgcaaattgAATGGAACTGTAactatatatgttatatacagttatatacatatatgtacaatactgtgtgtgtgtgtgtgtgtgtgtgtgtgtgtgtgtgtgtgtgtgtgtgtgtgtgtgtgtgcgtgtgtgtgtgtgctgtaagtCCGAATAGGCCTACTGAATGatcaactaaaataaaataaaatcactaaatATATCAGACAAGCCAATGAATTCATTCAGAAAAAATAGGCTCAATAAAGGCTCATACCTTGTCCAGGTTGTCAACACCTCCCTTGCAGTGGTTGTACTCTGTGATGATCACAGGTTTCCTCTTCTCATCGTCTGTCACAGCTGGCTCTCTGTGTTCACTGCTGAGGAGGATCACGTTCTTCCCCCATTGTGGGATGTAGCTCACTGCTGTGGTGTTGTTTGTGAAggcaaagagagaggagaggatagcTCTCTCCCTCATCTGCAGGAGTTTGGGTGGAAGCTCGGGCTTGTTTCTCCAAATTGTCCCGACCAGGGCCACTTTCCTCTTCAAAAGCTCCTGCACAAGTGAaaaggaggtaaaaaaaaatggtcacaTGTGACAGTGACCCCTTCAAGCCCCTTGGTCATGTCCAGGATGACACGCTTGCCCTGGCCCACCTCCACAGCACTGTCAGCAGCGTTAAACCTGCCATCTCCAGGCATATGAAGCTGCAACGTCGGCGGTGACCCAGATCTTAAGGCCATACTTTGCCGGCTTACTTGGTGTAACCTATGtagactctgcgttgtgtttgtAGAATGTAGAAGAATCCACACTGGCTGTCTTTTGGTCAGATTTATTCTGGTAAAACTGGTAAAACAAAGGGGACATTCCTGGTCAGCCACAGACACGGCACAGCGCACACATCCAGTCATCCTCATCACATATTGATAAAAGCAAATTAGCAacctagcatgctaagctaattaGCATGATCTAAGCACTTTCTGTACATTGGAGTGAATAAGCATTTATGACAGTGTAAATATTGTCGCTACATTACACGGGGGCATATATGCATTATCACATCGACAttgtatgaaaatgaaatataattacaataaacaatcaaaatatGTGTATGACTGGGTGCGACTCAACCTACCACGGGCACGCTCCTCGTGCACTGACACAGCTCAGTCACGTACAatggtatatatatacagaGGAGACGCCCACTGACCaatcaaaacacaaaacttcAATATATCTTGGTGGTATTGGTTGATTAAAtcatggcaagtggaatcaccCAATAACTCTGTTACATTGGCATATACTGCCGAAATTTGCAGCGGCCTCTGAAGGGGACAAGCTGCTCAtccacacagacgtcttcttgGGGGTTGAAGAGCATTGGAAGGTGATGTGTCCACATCTCCCAGACAGAGCGGATGGGGGAAAGCGTGTTGTTACGGCCCCAGCCGTATAGTCTGtggttgtgcgtgtgtgtctgcgcGCATGCGTGCGTGTGGGTGTTTGCTCCATCCCCTCAGGCTGCTAGTGAAGGATGATTGGAGTTTCCGGCGACCACGGGAGCCAATCAGATTCGGCAAGTAGGCTGGCTGGAGCTTCAGTCAAGAGCGACTGGATCTGATGTGAACCGTCGCCCAAACCTTTGTCTGTGCTCGGCTCTTCGTTGTGTTGCATACTGTGATTAGTTGTGGTTGTTCTTGAGTTTCTGTGTAACAGTTAAACTGACcctggtttttgttgttattttattttgttaaacctTTAGCCTGAAGGGTCCTTTTGTTTGTACGTATATCatactgttattttatttcttattaaaacaCCTCTGTTAAATCCATTACATCTGGTTTATGTTACCtccttttacccctttaagagctGGTGGACGTAACACGTGTCCTCTCTGTGGCGGGAAGGTCTGGTCAGCTTGTCATCAAACCGGATGTTGGCGTTGATCAGCCTGAATTTTGTGTGGTTCATAGAAGCCCTGAAGATGGCACGGCCAGTGTGGTCATCCCAGAGGCTGCGTGTAGATTCCCCCTTGGATCTGTACGCTCCAGCCAGAATCAGGAGCCCGATGTATGCCTGAATATCTGTGGCATCAACATCACTCCAGTTTGCTACTGACCGTCTCCCCTGCAGGTTTGTCTTCTGAACAATGATGCTGATGATTTCAGCAGCGAAAAATTAATCAAAGGAGGATTTCACGTCATGGATACGGGTGGTGGCATAGTTGGTAGGACCTGGAATCAAACCTCTGCCAGGAGCAACGTAGCGCAGTCTAGCATCATTAGAGGGAAACCAGATTGGCCCATTTTTTGATGTCCACTCACTGACAAGATGGGCAGGATCCTCTGTGTCCTCCCCACTCAAAGTGGAATCGTCAGAGGAAGATAACTCCACATCTTCTGAAGTTGATTCACCTTCTGAGGATGAGTCCTGCAGCTCGCTGTCGGTTAAAGGCTGCATCACCATTTCCCTAGCTTCTTCCacagtaagataagataagataagataagataagataagataagataagataaaactttattgatcccttgggATGGCTCCCTCAGGGAAATTGAGTTTCCAGTAGCAAACAGGTTAAAAATCACACTGTatcaaaagtaagaaaaaaacgtaaaagaaaaagaacaatttacatacaataaataaatatgagatgTATGGGTTTTTAAATAGTCCTTATGTAtttcttattgtatttgttactgctccttcctgtcctctgtcctctgtcttccTGTTATTCCTCCTCCCCCAACTTGAGGAGTTGTACAGTCTGATGGCCTGAGGGACAAAGGAGtattttctcttcatctttctttcttgcttGTCACAGGAATAATGACCAGCCAGTCAAGCTACACACATTTATAGCTTTGACAGCAGCCAGGTGCACATCaagaaactgtttttattattcagggtttttttttacttttttttgttttctccacagACCTCTTTGAAGTGCAGCAAGATCAGGggccaatgtttttatttacttaaaggAGTGAATGCTTGGCTGTGTATGACAGCATGCTAAAGAGACATTATCAAAGGACTCTGAAGTTCTACAATAAGGTTAAGCTGGGTCAAGTTGAAAGTTTATCTGAAAGAGCATATATCAAAGAAAATGCCACGAGAACACACTTGATCCTGTCTCAGAGATGAGCTCCACACtcatttaaatctgacactgcacaaaaactaaaaatgcatgatGAAAACAAAAGCGCCACCCGAAATAATTTTACTGTGggaaaaataactacatttttgtgtgttttttctttgaaaaacagtgacatcatgtaatcaaactggcatttaaagggttaaaatcctcaaaatctttaataattggtagttttgagcagggttTAAGagttttatgcagaaaaaagtagaaaaaaatattaatctgtaaagtttttaaagtgtttttttggaagggcctgaaagggtagaggattttaaatctgacacaacacaaaaactacaaatgcatcaaaatcaattttgttcttaatctttgacatatccaaggctctgataaaaacaaaagccacagccaaaaattatttattatatggaagaTAGCTActacttctttttttgtgtgtgtgtttctgcctgttagtaattgtgtgtaacATGCAGTCAAGTCCTTGCAGAGCGGCAGTCACACGCACCATGAAGAAGTTCATCTTGATAACAGCTTTACTTCTCTGCAGCCTCAGTAAGTCCTGACACTGAATTACACAAAACTGCATCAGTCTTATTGTATGTTTAAAGTTCTCTAATTGAAAAGTTCTGACgtctctgctgtttgtttcagGCTGGATCTCTGTCTCAGGTTCTGAGTCTCAGACTGTGGAGGTCCAGGCTGGTGAAGGAGTCACTCTGACTTGCTCCAACACGTCCAAATATGACAGTCCAACATTCTGGTTCAGACTGGTCCAGGGAACTAAGCCCGTCTGTATCTCTGCTATGACAACCTCCAAGAGTGATGTGAACTTCTGTGatggatttaaaaatgtaagttatgaAATGAGTTCCAACATCTCCACCGTCTTTCTCAAAATCAAACAAGTGAATTCATCGGACTCTGGACTGTATTTCTGTGGATTTACTCAAGATGGAAAGCAGACTTTCTGTGTGACACGTTTAAAGGTTAACGGTAAGATCAGTCTCTTCTGTAGTAATAATAGTCTTAAAACAACATCCTTTATGCAGCAAAGtagattttataatttttttaaatgagagactttatcttttatttcatttacagGCAGCGATGAGTCAGGTGATGACACGGAAAACGACATTAAAAGTAAGATTCTCATAAAGATTTCTCATTGCACAGGTTATCAGATGCTTGAAGGAAAAACAgttaaattcagtttgtttcagTGTTCATTTTCTCAGGTTTTTAAGTCTCCGAAGGTAAATGATTTAAATGTTACACGTAACAAAGTCTTGTTTTTCTTGCGGTGGCCATTCTTCAGTCATTTATGCTTGtacatttaataaagtatatttattttttattatttctttaacaGGCATGGGAATCCAGTGTGATGTAATAAGCAAGCTGAGTGGGATCCTGGGTGCTGTCACTGTTGTCCTTGTTAGTGTCATCATTGGTCTGGCTGTTAGAGTCAGGAAGCTTCAGACAGGTACCTCCCTGGAACTACTGGATAtctgattttatatttatacattctgCATTAGTGTGTCACAGTGATTAAATGAACTGATCAGACGTATCGTCTCTTTCATTCAGCTGCCAACGAAGAACAGAACCAACCTGATTATGAGGTGAAACAGCTTTTATGTTTTCATACTTTCAAAGGTGgtgaattgtttttttaaactatttgaCATGTGTTTACCCTTTACAGAATGACTGTGATGTCCTGAAAGACGCAGAACTGACGGAGATGCGGAACGGGAGGACCGCATCAGAGAGAGAAGTGGAGACTCATGTGGTTTATACTGCCCGGAGATAAACACAGAGGAACTGATGACTTTATCATATTAATCTGCAGCTAAAACTAAATACTCACATTAATACACTTATATGAGACACACCTCATTGTAAGACAGGAAGTCTAAAGCAGTGAAGACTGGCTGATTctgcatttgtaatttgtttttgcAAAACATCTTAACTGTGATGTCAATGTGTTGCAAGcctgaattaaaaaaactttcaaaagaTCAGCATTTGCATTTTTGAAGATTTATGACACCGACATGCCCATTTTTGCACTTTGCACAGTGGTGACAAACAGCTCTGTGGACGTCAGGGagatatctgtatctgtatctttaCACATATGACACGTTCAAATACTACTTCTCCATAAGCATCAAAGTGTGAAAAGCTGCATGAAGCAGTGTGACACGTTTACGTCCGCATTTGAAGCCAAACACTCTGCAGGTTGCACACTTCAACACAAACAATGGAGGGATGATGCAGCTGTGCTCCACATCATATTTAACTGACGTCGCTTTAAAATGAGGCGAGGACGTCTTATTTAGTTCAAAGCCTGTTTCCTTGACTCCTCCTCCAACGGTGTTGATGTTCATTCATCAGAAATAATGAATGGGctcgagagagaaagagagagggggggatagagagatggagagagagggagaaagagagtaATTAACTCAAACACTACACTGTAGATAACAAAGTccatacaaacttttttttatattaatctaGCACTGCACATATATACAAATGCATGCACATATCCCAGGCTGttaggaaaatataaatgtttgtgtGGGGTTTTCAGTGGTATTATGTCaccaaactggcatttaaagggttaagatactgaaaataaatgaatatttggTCGTTAGGGTCTCTAGCCAAATTCACATCCATGTCTTTCCAGACTCAAATGAAGCCATGACAGTAGAAAATCCTTTTGAAGCTTCAAATTCCAAAAATTTGATCATCATTTCACCCTACTAGACgttccttcattcattcattatctttaaccgcTTTTCTGAACTTGGGTCTCGATGGGCTgcagctgatcccagctgacattgggcaagaggcggggcacaccctggacaggtctccagactatcacagggctcacacatagagacaaacaACCAATCActttctcattcactcctacggtcAAGTCAGAGTCATcagttaaacctaagtgcatgtttttggactgtgggaggaaaccggagaacccagagagaacccacgctgacacgaggagaacatgtaaactccacacagaagagccgcaggccggatttgaacctgtgaccctcttgctgtgagggtGAAAGTGCTAGTGTTATTGATTTCACTCAACAAGTGTCAGAAATAGTTAATGGGCCTGAGAAAGAAGTAAATGACCCAACCACTGCACTAACACAGTCTACAGGAACATTTTGTTGATTTATCTGGTACTagtcataaaatataaatgcatgcaCATATCGCAGGCTGTGAAAAAAACCTTCACACATAATAGACATGGATGATGGggaatgaaaacatttaataggTCCTTATACACTGCCTGGTGGAGCCTACGTCCTGTTAGACTCAAACGTTACCCCAAGCCACTTACTCATGTGTTGTCTTCTGAAGAgatctttgtttgtgttgttctcTCAGATGTACCTTGCTTTGGAAAAAAGCATCTGTTCTTTGAAATTGTGACCTTGTAATAAAATTCCCCAGCATTTTAGTGTGGGGATTTCACAACAATGGCATTATGTCAATAAACTGgcttttaaagggttaaaattctgaacaTGAATGAGTATTTGGGAGTTATGATCAAGACTGTAGTTGGTTGATGATTTGACTCAGAAAAAGTAGAAAACTAGAATTACCGCATCATGATTGTAGTCCTTCGTCAATCagtcaagttgcagtttacatcagtgtctgtccagactcatgtggataataataacaatgctTCACATTTGGATGTTGCTTCAAATAAGCTTTCAAACTTGAAATTTTGGATACTTTACACATAACTGCAACCCGGCAGCATCATTTTATAgcccaaaatgtattttgtgatgTTACGCTGaccatgacctttgacctcccaaATCTCATCAAGGTAAATGGGATATATTTCTCTCAgggaaaaacactttattataaATGAACTTCTAGTAACTGAGAGAGTGCTGCAGTGTGACTGATGATGCGTGAGGTCATAAAGATGAGAGTTTATTATCTGAGAGGACACAACAATGATCCCTCTGAATCTGATCACTACATGATAAAGTGAAGTAATGCAGTTTGAATGCTCTGCCACCTGCAGGCAGTgaatgttatttactttgtgtgaGTGTCACTTAGTGGTTTAAGTGTGTCTTGTTTCTATTGGATGAGGGAATTACATTTGATATtttataaaaagattaaaatagtCTGAGAATAATCTAACGTAACAGTTTACAGTCTGCATCAactcttttgtttttcctgaaaGCATGTGGTCAGTGTGATGCATTAGAAAAGAGCCCGCCTCTTTACATTAAAAGCAGCATTACTGGAGCACAGTTCATTTGTGGACCTTGCAGAGCGGCAGTCACACGCACCATGAAGAAGTTCATCTTGATAACAGCTTTACTTCTCTGCAGCCTCAGTAAGTCCTGACACTGAATTacatgtagtatattttatgctaCCAATGGTATAATTTATGTCACATATAATATAGGAGTTTTGCTTTAGTGCGAGAAGCCTCAGCCTGACCTTTGTTCAGAACAGAGTCTCCaggtcagtggcggttctacccaggggcctacaggggccactgcccctgtgaagaagcctttggcccctgctgtggcccctgtgtcaaattaataataaaaagatcaatttataatgatgaatgacggaacaattcttacctgttttttgttcaaacaatatctcattgtgcacaaaaggaacccagaatgtgtacattgtacaaTAGTTTAATTGGGcaataaaagtatatatatatatatatatatatatatatatatatatatatatatatattctcactatactgcactttcaaaaaaaaaaaagtaattgtgcacaaaaatgagattGTTGAATTTCattgttgtgcaaaaataattatttttggtaAGTCTctttatttcaatatgtatttgtatcttccaaatatacttaaatgagatttttaaatgaactaaaataaaggttttgaatgcctaaatataatttttgccgttttttaatgtgcccctctgattaaacactgtcccctgcttggcccccacagtaaaaatggtctagaaccaccactgctccAGGTACCAAccagtttaaaccagaaataaggGGCTGTAAGATCTGGGAGTTGTCAGACATAGAGGCGTTTGAATTTTGAATATATACGAGCATagattgtatccttttaaggttaaaaagtagataTAACAGTGTTCACGAGAGCGTGCTCTATAGGTGGAGCCATAAGCTgaaacatttgaattaaataaccttacacacagagagaaaattcAGAGAGAACACGGGCTCCATTGGAGGGACACCTTTTTTCCGCAGCCttgaaattgacaaagttctcctccgctgtacctcggcagtgtattctgatgattgataataaagaaaagtaaaaggaacttcgacttgatctttaatccacttttctcactcagagaggtagtaaatttacactacacaaAACTGCATCAGTGTTATTGTGTATTTAAAGTTCTCTAATTGACAAGTTCTGACGTctcttctgtttgtttcaggCTGGATCTCTGTCTCAGGTTCTGAGTCTCAGACTGTGGAGGTCCAGGCTGGTGAAGGAGTCACTCTGACTTGCTCCAACACGTCCAGATATGACAGTCCGACATTCTGGTTCAGACTGGTCCAGGGAAC
Encoded proteins:
- the LOC131989703 gene encoding uncharacterized protein LOC131989703 isoform X1, translated to MQSSPCRAAVTRTMKKFILITALLLCSLSWISVSGSESQTVEVQAGEGVTLTCSNTSKYDSPTFWFRLVQGTKPVCISAMTTSKSDVNFCDGFKNVSYEMSSNISTVFLKIKQVNSSDSGLYFCGFTQDGKQTFCVTRLKVNGSDESGDDTENDIKSMGIQCDVISKLSGILGAVTVVLVSVIIGLAVRVRKLQTAANEEQNQPDYENDCDVLKDAELTEMRNGRTASEREVETHVVYTARR